Proteins from a single region of Gossypium arboreum isolate Shixiya-1 chromosome 1, ASM2569848v2, whole genome shotgun sequence:
- the LOC108482449 gene encoding zinc finger protein 10 produces the protein MATELGLLSLNHLQKLAQSQQHQTHHHHHHHHQVNPNSTAGSWMWNPIKAQEVPHEPDDYESWEVKAFAEDTSNAMGTTWPPRSYTCTFCRREFRSAQALGGHMNVHRRDRARLHQTQPLPHGGDATTVPLINHTLLYQFPSPNGLFFTSSPTNNACSIDSPYHPSVPPKNFPATPPGLNSSSSLCSSSQDLKETSMEDLDLELRLGHRPKTTIKEQNQRA, from the coding sequence ATGGCTACTGAGCTTGGCCTTCTCTCATTGAACCACCTTCAAAAGTTAGCTCAATCTCAACAACACCAgacccatcatcatcatcatcatcatcatcaagttaACCCTAATTCAACGGCTGGCTCGTGGATGTGGAACCCCATCAAGGCTCAAGAAGTACCCCATGAACCAGATGATTATGAGTCATGGGAAGTTAAGGCCTTTGCTGAAGACACAAGCAATGCTATGGGCACAACTTGGCCACCAAGGTCATATACTTGCACTTTTTGCCGACGAGAATTCCGGTCAGCTCAAGCACTCGGCGGTCACATGAACGTTCACCGCCGTGACAGAGCTCGTCTTCACCAAACACAACCACTACCCCACGGTGGTGATGCTACTACTGTTCCATTAATCAACCATACTCTCCTCTACCAATTCCCTAGCCCTAATGGTCTTTTCTTCACTTCTTCACCTACCAACAATGCATGTTCCATTGATTCACCTTACCATCCTTCGGTGCCGCCGAAAAATTTTCCGGCAACCCCTCCGGGGTTGAATAGTTCTTCTTCTCTTTGTTCCTCATCTCAAGATCTCAAGGAAACATCAATGGAAGATCTTGATCTAGAACTTCGATTAGGGCATAGACCAAAAACAACAATAAAAGAACAAAATCAAAGAGCTTGA